A window of Belonocnema kinseyi isolate 2016_QV_RU_SX_M_011 chromosome 9, B_treatae_v1, whole genome shotgun sequence contains these coding sequences:
- the LOC117180542 gene encoding uncharacterized protein LOC117180542 → MIVTEPCTALWTHSSGRSLLKCTAQLAAYDSLEKIPENNIKTKTLEEARILKKQLTSILEPAGFFLLKWASNDERVFLTDNQPNEDRMIQGDKNPKTLGLLWKSTTDELRYSVNFPKPSNVTKRTILSLVSQIFDPLGIVGPAIVRARIFLQELWKVNVPRLILCNNPVKIELHGFCDASEKAYGASIYVRSMDDQGNVRVNLLCAKSRVAPLKNISLPLLELCGALLLTEYFHKIKGPSYKWKTYVANRSTKIQELTKEGIWNHVSSLDNPADIISRGINPAGLLMSDLWWHGPAWLSRDLDNWPSLQTVDLENVPGMKKNLTSSQVTVTKRDSARPTTDLKTDYLTPIEIESTTRVSNSSKLKSLQPFLDDSGLLRMGGRLRWRLGRVTKLHPGKDNVTRVVSVRVGKSTLQLPVSKLCILPMDTSTTSD, encoded by the exons ATGATTGTCACTGAACCATGTACAGCACTTTGGACCCACAGTTCAGGACGATCTCTTCTTAAGTGCACTGcg CAACTCGCTGCCTACGACAGCTTGGAGAAGATTCCAGAGAACAATATAAAAACGAAAACTCTCGAGGAAGCTCGAATTCTCAAGAAGCAACTCACGTCTATTTTGGAACCAGCCggcttttttcttcttaaatggGCATCGAACGACGAACGAGTGTTCTTGACAGACAACCAGCCGAATGAAGATCGAATGATTCAGGGAGATAAGAATCCCAAAACACTGGGATTGCTTTGGAAATCGACCACTGACGAACTTCGATATTCAGTGAATTTTCCCAAGCCATCAAATGTGACAAAAAGGACAATTCTGTCACTCGTCTCACAAATTTTCGACCCCCTTGGCATTGTGGGTCCTGCCATTGTACGAGCAAGGATTTTCCTCCAAGAACTTTGGAAAGTCAA TGTTCCACGACTCATTCTATGTAACAACCCAGTTAAAATAGAATTGCACGGGTTTTGTGATGCTTCTGAGAAAGCTTACGGAGCATCTATCTATGTACGTTCGATGGATGATCAAGGAAATGTCAGAGTCAATCTTTTGTGTGCTAAATCGAGAGTGgctccattaaaaaatatttctttgcctCTTCTAGAACTTTGTGGAGCTCTATTACTGACTGAATATTTTCACAAG ATTAAGGGTCCCTCTTACAAGTGGAAAACTTATGTTGCCAACAGATctacaaaaattcaagaactgACGAAAGAAGGAATTTGGAATCACGTTTCATCCTTAGATAATCCAGCAGACATCATCTCAAGAGGAATCAATCCAGCTGGATTATTGATGTCAGACCTCTGGTGGCATGGACCAGCATGGCTATCGCGAGATCTTGATAACTGGCCCAGTCTACAAACAGTCGATCTTGAAAACGTCCCTGGAATGAAGAAAAATCTTACTTCGAGTCAAGTTACTGTAACAAAACGTGATTCAg CTAGGCCCACGACGGATCTCAAGACAGACTATCTCACACCTATTGAAATAGAATCAACAACTCGAGTCTCCAACTCGAGCAAACTCAAATCACTTCAACCATTTCTCGACGACTCAGGATTGCTCAGAATGGGCGGTAGACTACG GTGGCGTCTAGGACGAGTCACAAAGCTGCATCCAGGCAAGGACAACGTGACACGAGTGGTCTCAGTTAGAGTTGGAAAATCAACCTTACAGCTACCAGTATCGAAATTGTGTATTCTTCCAATGGACACATCAACAACGAGTGATTAA